The Petrocella atlantisensis genome has a window encoding:
- a CDS encoding DMT family transporter, with the protein MKNIKSYLGLSALVIINVMAYNLTKNNLLGLEPIFISTFSLFLATLVLWSLHFLLQRKIKPDFKKLLTIGLGGIFGIAGFYFYISMALETMGLEVALFYMSGIPLMTLVVALLIGKKTRFRNIFWVFFALVGVVLIYFPMLRSMIFMPKAIGAMLLANLCFVFYTLFNEKMALKYNLGEIITLQVTTGTIVLVMSFIGNTETLAYNLKDLTTILMDLKIVASILFQVIFAIVIGYYLYIYALKRVGAVMSTLFINLIPVIHLLYKLFLDDNQLRFPGILGSLMILVSIYMIEDI; encoded by the coding sequence ATGAAGAATATTAAGTCATATCTAGGCTTAAGTGCCCTAGTGATCATAAATGTAATGGCTTATAATCTAACAAAGAATAATTTGCTGGGTTTAGAACCGATATTCATCAGCACCTTTTCTCTGTTTTTAGCAACGCTTGTCCTTTGGTCACTACACTTTCTACTACAAAGAAAAATAAAACCGGATTTCAAAAAGCTTTTAACCATAGGTTTGGGTGGTATATTTGGCATAGCGGGATTTTATTTTTACATCAGTATGGCTTTAGAGACTATGGGTCTGGAAGTTGCTCTTTTTTATATGAGTGGTATACCTCTTATGACCTTAGTAGTTGCTCTCTTAATTGGGAAGAAGACCAGATTCAGAAATATTTTCTGGGTATTTTTTGCCCTTGTTGGCGTCGTATTGATTTATTTCCCAATGCTACGTTCTATGATATTCATGCCTAAAGCAATAGGCGCGATGCTTCTTGCCAACTTATGTTTTGTTTTTTATACTTTGTTCAATGAAAAGATGGCCTTAAAATACAATCTAGGCGAGATCATAACCCTTCAGGTTACTACAGGCACAATTGTTTTAGTGATGTCTTTTATTGGTAATACAGAAACTTTGGCATATAATCTTAAGGATCTGACGACGATACTAATGGACTTGAAAATTGTGGCAAGTATCCTTTTTCAAGTGATATTTGCAATTGTTATCGGTTATTATCTATATATCTATGCACTTAAAAGGGTAGGCGCAGTTATGTCCACCTTATTTATTAACTTAATACCGGTCATTCACCTCTTGTATAAGCTGTTTCTAGATGATAACCAGTTAAGATTTCCAGGAATTCTAGGAAGTCTTATGATTTTGGTTTCGATATATATGATAGAAGATATATAG
- a CDS encoding ROK family protein, with protein sequence MYNIGIDLGGTNIAVAIVTETGEIVRKGSTPTLNDRKYDAIVKDMAGLCMKLMAEEGLKKEDIHSVGIGSPGTPDPVHGVIVYANNLHFDNAPIRQEFQKYLNVPVYVENDANVAALGEYESGAGKLYKDFVAITLGTGVGSGIIIDRKIISGSWYGGAEVGHMVIQYGGEPCTCGRKGCWEAYSSATGLIRDAKRAAKENPKSEMNTLLEGNLEKMNAKIPFDAAQKGDKVAQEVIDSYIGHLAVGLVNVINIFQPEIIVLGGGVSAQRDNLIVPLKKKIVDEIYGGEAAFKTKIEIAQLGNDAGIIGAAMLYKINEV encoded by the coding sequence ATGTACAATATAGGAATAGATTTGGGTGGAACGAACATAGCCGTGGCCATTGTAACGGAGACGGGTGAGATTGTAAGAAAAGGCTCAACACCAACGTTAAATGATAGAAAATACGATGCTATTGTTAAGGATATGGCGGGGCTTTGCATGAAGTTAATGGCAGAAGAAGGGCTTAAGAAAGAGGATATTCACTCAGTGGGTATTGGAAGTCCGGGAACCCCGGATCCTGTTCATGGTGTAATCGTTTATGCGAATAACTTACACTTTGACAACGCACCTATACGTCAGGAATTTCAAAAATATCTGAATGTACCGGTATATGTGGAAAATGATGCTAACGTCGCTGCACTAGGTGAATACGAGTCTGGCGCAGGAAAGCTTTACAAGGATTTTGTTGCTATAACTTTGGGAACAGGTGTTGGATCAGGGATTATTATTGATAGAAAAATCATCAGCGGAAGCTGGTATGGTGGAGCCGAAGTGGGGCATATGGTTATTCAGTATGGTGGTGAACCGTGTACTTGTGGTCGTAAAGGATGCTGGGAAGCCTATTCTTCAGCCACAGGATTGATTAGAGATGCAAAAAGAGCCGCAAAAGAAAATCCAAAATCAGAAATGAATACCTTATTAGAAGGCAACCTTGAGAAAATGAATGCAAAAATTCCGTTTGATGCAGCACAAAAAGGTGATAAAGTGGCTCAAGAAGTTATAGATAGCTATATTGGCCATTTAGCGGTTGGTCTTGTAAACGTCATTAATATTTTCCAACCTGAAATTATCGTTTTAGGTGGTGGCGTTTCTGCTCAAAGAGATAACCTTATTGTACCCCTTAAGAAAAAAATTGTAGATGAGATTTACGGTGGTGAAGCAGCATTCAAAACTAAGATTGAGATTGCACAACTTGGCAATGATGCAGGCATCATTGGAGCAGCAATGCTCTATAAGATAAACGAAGTATAA